The Skermanella rosea sequence CGCATGGTTTGCGCCCTGCTGGGACAGTTCGGCGGCGAACTGGCCTGCGAGTCCGGCCCGGCCGGAACCATGTTCCGGATCCACGCCGCGGGGTGACCGCATCGGGACGACCGGAACCCCATCGGCCGGAACCCCATCGGCCGGAAGCCCATCGGAAGGTCCATTGGAACGACCGCTTTGTAGGCATTTGGACGATTCGAGCCGACAGGTGTTGATCTCTTGCCACCTCCGAGTCCCGAACTGTAGCTTGGTCCGATGCACGCAATCTCAAAAATTCGACTCGTCCACTCCAGCCCCGCCGGTTCCCTGCCCTCGGACCGGCAGGAACCCGCGCGATCACGGCATGTCCGGATCCTGATCGTCGAGGACGAGGCGATCCCGGCCATGCTGCTGGAGGAGATGGTCGAAGACATGGGATTCACCGTCTGCGGCAAGGCGGTCTCCGGTCCCGGCGCCGTGATGGCCGCCGAGGACTACCGGCCGGACCTCGTCCTGATGGACATCCGGCTGGCCCAGGGAACGGACGGCATCGACGCCGCCATCGAGATCCGCCAGCGCCTCGGCATCCCGTCCCTCTTCATGAGCGCCTTCAGCGATCAGGCCACCATGGTCCGCGCCCAGGCGGCCCAGCCCGTCGGCTTCGTCGGGAAACCCTACGACGACGCCCGGCTGGGCGCGGCGCTGACCGCGGCGCTCCAGGGCATGGGGCTGGCGGAGGACTGAGCGGCGCTGCCGCTCCGGCCCTGGTGCCGGCGTCGCCCTGCCGCCCATGAAAGCCCTCCAATGTTCCGGACAGTCAATCCTCCTGCTGTCAGGTAAGTGTTGAAGCAGGCGGCAGAATACCGCTACACACCCGCATATCCCGTCGTTGAAACGCGGGCCGGATCTGTGCCGAGGGACAGCCGAGACGTTGCGGAAATTTAGAGATAAACTCGATATTCAGCCGGCGGACTCCTGTCTTGTCTTCCGTTCGCGCCTGGAAGACTGTATCGCCCGGTTCGATAGATTGCGCCTCGTGCTTCTGTCGGGTCCTTCCGGCGTCGGCAAGACGACGCTGATGGCGCGCTGGCATGCGATCGCACGCAACCGCGGCATCGCGGCGGGCTGGCTGTCCCTGCATCGCAGCGGCCATGATCCCCGGCGGTTCCTGGCGGACCTCGCCGATGTCCTGGACCCGGTCCTGCCGGTCTTCGCGCGGCGGGTCGCCGGCCTCGACGCCGGCGGGGCTCCGGCGGTCCTCGAGGATGTGCTGTGCGATCTGGCGGGGGAACTTGACCGCCTCGGCCGCCAAGTCGTGCTGTTCCTGGACGATTACCAAGCGGTCGCCGACCCGGCGATCCACCGCGACGTCAACCGGATGCTGAGCGCCCTGCCCGGCTGCTTCACCTTGGTGATCGCCACCCGCATCGACCCGCCGCTGCCGCTGGCACGCCTGCGCGGCTGCGGCGCGCTGCTGGAACTGCGCGCCGCCGATCTGCGCTTCACCCTGGACGAGGCGCGCTACTACCTGACCCGGGTCCAGTCCCTCGACCTTACCGAGGATCAGGTCCGGGAGGTGACGGAGAAGACGGAAGGCCGCATTTCGGCCCTTCAGCTGGCGGTGCTGACCCGGCGCCTGATGGCGAAGGAACGCGACGCCCTGCCGGAGATCCGCCACCGCGCCGACCAGTGGCTCGACCAGGTCGATCCCGCCGGATCCGATGCGGCTCCCCAGGCCGACGACCTGCTGCTCCGCGGCTTCGCCGCCCTGATGGTCGGGTATGCGGCGGGTGCCGCCGGCGACCTGGAGTCCGCCATGGCCCAATGCCGGGATGCGATCGAGATGTCCGGCCGCGTGCTGGAAACCCTCCAGCCGGAGACCGCGCGGGCGACTCCCGCCGCGTCCGACCGCCTGCACCACCGCGAGATCCAGATCCTGCGGCTCGTCTCCGAAGGGTTGCGCAACCGCGAGATCGGCGGGCGACTGCGCATCTCGGAGGACACGGTCAAATGGTACATGAAGAGGTTGTTCGCCAAGCTGTACGTCACCACCCGCACCAGCGCGGTCGCCCGGGGGAGGGAAATGGGCTATCTGCCGTAGGTCTTTGGAGTTTCAGCAGAATGCCACCCTTTCGGGTGGTGCGTCCCGTCCCCCCCTGTCCCTAACTTCACGCAAAATCCAGGACATCCGACCGCGTGACCCGGCGACGGGCGATCCGGCGGACCGTCCGATAAGGGGAGGTGCGCATGAACGGGGATCATATACTTGAAACCCGGAATCTGACGAAGGAATTCAAGGGCTTCATCGCGGTCAAGGACGTCAACCTGCAGGTTCGCCGCGGCAGCATCCACGCCCTGATCGGGCCGAACGGGGCGGGCAAGACGACGGTCTTCAACCTGCTGACCAAGTTCCTGACGCCGAGCGGCGGGCAGATCCTGTTCAACGGCAACGACATCACCCGGGTCAAGCCGGCCGACATCGCCCGGCGCGGCCTCGTACGCTCGTTCCAGATCAGCGCCGTGTTCCCGCACCTGACCTGCCTGGAGAACGTACGCGTGGCGCTGCAGAAGCGCCTGCGCGGCGACAGCTTCGACTTCTGGCGCTCGGAGACGACGCTGCACGCGCTGAACGGCCAGGCCGACGACCTGCTCGACCAGGTCAACCTGGCGGCCTACCGCGACATCCCGGCGGTCGAGCTGCCCTACGGGCGCAAGCGGGCGCTGGAGATCGCGACCACGCTGGCGCTGGAGCCGGAGCTGATGCTGCTCGACGAGCCGATGGCCGGCATGGGCCACGAGGACATCGACCACACCGCGGCGCTGATCCGCAAGGTCTCGGCCGACCGCACCATCCTGATGGTCGAGCACAACCTGTCGGTCGTGTCCGACCTGTCGGACAAGATCACGGTGCTGCGCCGGGGCGAGATCCTGGCCGAGGGACCCTACGCCGTGGTGTCGAAGGACCCGCAGGTGATGGAAGCGTACATGGGGACGGGACATGCCTGACGGGGCCGCGACGACGACGGGGATGCTGGAGATCCGGGATCTCCACGCCTTCTACGGCGAGAGCCACATCCTGCACGGGGTCGGGCTGGAGGTGCGGCGGGGCGAGGTGGTGACGCTGCTGGGGCGCAACGGCGCCGGCAAGACCACGACGATGCGCTCGATCATGGGCATCGTGGGCCGGCGGACCGGCTCGATCCGGCTGAACGGGACGGAGCTGGTGAATCTTCCGTCGAACC is a genomic window containing:
- a CDS encoding response regulator, giving the protein MHAISKIRLVHSSPAGSLPSDRQEPARSRHVRILIVEDEAIPAMLLEEMVEDMGFTVCGKAVSGPGAVMAAEDYRPDLVLMDIRLAQGTDGIDAAIEIRQRLGIPSLFMSAFSDQATMVRAQAAQPVGFVGKPYDDARLGAALTAALQGMGLAED
- a CDS encoding LuxR family transcriptional regulator, which codes for MRKFRDKLDIQPADSCLVFRSRLEDCIARFDRLRLVLLSGPSGVGKTTLMARWHAIARNRGIAAGWLSLHRSGHDPRRFLADLADVLDPVLPVFARRVAGLDAGGAPAVLEDVLCDLAGELDRLGRQVVLFLDDYQAVADPAIHRDVNRMLSALPGCFTLVIATRIDPPLPLARLRGCGALLELRAADLRFTLDEARYYLTRVQSLDLTEDQVREVTEKTEGRISALQLAVLTRRLMAKERDALPEIRHRADQWLDQVDPAGSDAAPQADDLLLRGFAALMVGYAAGAAGDLESAMAQCRDAIEMSGRVLETLQPETARATPAASDRLHHREIQILRLVSEGLRNREIGGRLRISEDTVKWYMKRLFAKLYVTTRTSAVARGREMGYLP
- a CDS encoding ABC transporter ATP-binding protein produces the protein MNGDHILETRNLTKEFKGFIAVKDVNLQVRRGSIHALIGPNGAGKTTVFNLLTKFLTPSGGQILFNGNDITRVKPADIARRGLVRSFQISAVFPHLTCLENVRVALQKRLRGDSFDFWRSETTLHALNGQADDLLDQVNLAAYRDIPAVELPYGRKRALEIATTLALEPELMLLDEPMAGMGHEDIDHTAALIRKVSADRTILMVEHNLSVVSDLSDKITVLRRGEILAEGPYAVVSKDPQVMEAYMGTGHA